The Chryseobacterium sp. JV274 sequence TTCCTCCGGATGATCAGAGACCGTAAAATCTTCTTTTGGAGTTGCTTTCCCCTGACCTGTCGTAATAAGGGATTTCAGACTGTCCTGAATATAATGAGTCCAGGCGTCATGGCAGACCTCGTAGCATTCACCTTCAGGAATCAGCCCCTGATGGGTAAATGTAAGTTCTGTTTTTCCTTCTTTTTCATGGATATCAAATACGATATGAGTGTCTACCCATTCTGTTTTATCTTCAATGAAATTAAAATCATTATCCAGAACATGCCACATCACTCTGGTATTGGGCTGCATTTCTGTAATTTTTATCCTGCACCGGTGGACATCACGATAATGATAGGCAAATTCGCTGTTCAGTACAGATGTAGATCCTTCAATGTTTTCAGACCACCAGCCCCGGACATTATTAATGGCATCAAATACCTGCTGTGGCGCAGCATCAACGGTAATACTTGTTGTAAAATCC is a genomic window containing:
- a CDS encoding SRPBCC family protein, which produces MKSQDFTTSITVDAAPQQVFDAINNVRGWWSENIEGSTSVLNSEFAYHYRDVHRCRIKITEMQPNTRVMWHVLDNDFNFIEDKTEWVDTHIVFDIHEKEGKTELTFTHQGLIPEGECYEVCHDAWTHYIQDSLKSLITTGQGKATPKEDFTVSDHPEENTDTKSIYHRLLITVPVEKVYEAITTQEGLAGWWTPDTEAKAEIGSMLRFGFGPDYFKKMEVVDLKPYSLVKWRCIKGFEDWVGTTLTFELEPHKKGCVLLFHHDGWKSYNSEFASCSFDWALFFRSLKSLCETGKGFPYPEFDKIN